In the genome of Candidatus Desulfatibia profunda, the window GCCTGGGCGTAAAATGGATCCTGGGCGGCGAGTGCGGCCACATGTGGCGGGTCATTCACCAGTACATGGATACCATGAACGGCCCGGCCGATTTTCTGGAAGAGCCGGTGTCTCCGATTACCGGCACCAAATTTGAAAATGCCAAATCGACCAAGATGGTCCATATCGCCGAGTTCGTCGCCGACCTTATCAAACACGATAAACTGGAGCTGGACCCCAGTCGAAATGATCATTTGAAGGTTACCTTTCACGATTCGTGCAACGTATCCCGCGGTATGGGAATGTTCGAGGAACCCCGGTATGTCATCAAAAACGTCTGCAACAATTTTTTTGAGATGCCGGCCAACACCATCCGGGAGCAGACCTTCTGCTGCGGCAGCGGCAGCGGCCTGAATGCCGGGGAGAATATGGAGCTGAGGATGCAGGGGATATTACCCCGAGCCAATGCGGTCAAATATGTTCACGAAAAGCACGGCGTGAACATGCTGGCCTGTGTGTGCGCCATCGACCGGGCGGCCCTGCCGACAGGAATGCAATACTGGGTTCCCGAAGTCGATGTTACCGGCATGACCGAGCTGGTGGCCAATGCACTGATCATGCCCGGCGAAGGAAAGAGAACGACGAACCTGCGCAGCGAGCCGCTGCCGGGAATGGAGGATGATGATGCCGAATAACAAGAAGATGTATGATTCAGGGAAAGTTATTGCCGGCCTTGTGATCTTGGTAGTACTGCTGACCTTTCCTTTCTGGTACAACCTTGGAAAAGCTGCTCCGGCACCTGAACCCAAGCTGAGTGAAAAGGCCAAAGCGGCCAAAGAGTGCGTTGAATCCAAAGCATACATGACGGCCGGGCACATGCAGCTTCTGAATGAATGGAGGGATACGGTTGTACGCAATGCCCAAAGAATTTATGTAAACAGCAGCGGGAAGAAATACGAAATGAGTCTTTCCAACACCTGTCTGGATTGTCACACGGATAAGGCCGAATTTTGTGACAAGTGCCATAATTATGCTGCGGTAACCCCTTACTGCTGGGATTGCCATGTTGATCCGAAGAAGGAGGCGATGTAATGGAAAGCAGCAGAAGAAGCTTCTTGAAAATAGCTGGGATTTCGGTGCTGGGTTTGGGAGCCAAACCGGTACTGGATGTGATGGCCTCATCGGGTGAAGAGCATGGCGAAGCTTTAAAACCCAGCGCCATGAAGGGCGAGCATGTCCTCACAGCCAAACGCTGG includes:
- the dsrJ gene encoding sulfate reduction electron transfer complex DsrMKJOP subunit DsrJ, with product MYDSGKVIAGLVILVVLLTFPFWYNLGKAAPAPEPKLSEKAKAAKECVESKAYMTAGHMQLLNEWRDTVVRNAQRIYVNSSGKKYEMSLSNTCLDCHTDKAEFCDKCHNYAAVTPYCWDCHVDPKKEAM